The following DNA comes from Microbacterium wangchenii.
TGGTGTCCTCTTCGACTGCGCCGGCTTCGGCGCGGCGTGCGCGTTCGGTGTTCGCGGCGTCGCGGATGGCACGGGCTTGCCGGCGCAGCCGGTCGCGGATCCCGTACGCCACCGCCGCGGGCAGCCGCAGCTGCAGGAGCGCCATCCCGTCGTCGAGGTCGAGAACCGACACACCCCGGGTCTCCAGCGCCCTGGCGTGCCGGAGAGTCATCCCTTCCGGGTTGACCGCTTCGGCCAGTTGCCGGGCGTACGCCTTCGTCCGCCCCGGCGTCTGCCGCGCGGCGTAGTCCAGGACGGTCTCCTCCCACGCCGCGCGGACCTGGTCGTCGGCGATCGGCAGCCCGGTTTCGAAGATCACATCCACGTGCCGCTTCGAGATCCGGCCGCCCTCCAGCGCGGTGACGGTGGCGGCGAACCTCGTGACCAGGGTATGGGCGTCGCCGAGTTCTTTCTGCGCGGTCATGTCGTGCACGTGCGTGGCGAACGCGATCTCGGCTGCGACGGATCGCACCGGCATCTCCCGCTCCCGCGAGTCCCGCGACCGGATCCGTGCCACCTGGCCGGCGGCCACCTCGGCGAGGGCGGCGAGCGAGCGGATCCGCTTCGCCTGCGCTTTCGCGACGGCGGCGTCGGCGTCCTGCAACCCGGCCAGACCGGCCCGCATGCGGGCGGCGTCCGCTGCGGTGGTTTCCCCAGGCGAGGAGCTGTATTCCATACCGCCAAGCTAGCGAGGGCCACCGACATCGAACGCCGCCCGATCGGGCGCCGGAGCCGGCCTGTGGATAAGTCGATTTCGCACAGCCGCATCGACCCACACACCCGGTCGTCGAGCGTCGCCCTTCGGGCAGAGTGCTGGCGGCGCTGCCGCTGACGACCCTCGACTATCGCCGCAGGCTCTCCCGGATATGGGCGTGCCTGGAGGCGTCGATGACGACACCGGCGCGGCGCAGGCCGATCGTGACGGCGCCGGCGAGTCCGTCGGGCACCCGCTCGAGCTCGACCTCGTGGCCGCGAAGAGCCATGGCGTCCACCACGCCGCGGCGCAGGCGCGGCTGGCCCGCGAGAACCCCGCCGGTCACGACGACGGGCCCAGGCAGGCTCGGAGCCATCACGGCTGAAAGAGTCGTGGCGAGACCAGCGGCAGCCTCAGCGAGGATCCCACGGGACGCCTCATCGTCGACGTCGTCGAAGGC
Coding sequences within:
- a CDS encoding HNH endonuclease signature motif containing protein — its product is MEYSSSPGETTAADAARMRAGLAGLQDADAAVAKAQAKRIRSLAALAEVAAGQVARIRSRDSREREMPVRSVAAEIAFATHVHDMTAQKELGDAHTLVTRFAATVTALEGGRISKRHVDVIFETGLPIADDQVRAAWEETVLDYAARQTPGRTKAYARQLAEAVNPEGMTLRHARALETRGVSVLDLDDGMALLQLRLPAAVAYGIRDRLRRQARAIRDAANTERARRAEAGAVEEDTSEGAAVEAAAGDEEPVIDDTRTLVQIGADVAADMLLTGAPAIDPTTGEHLPGGLGAIHAQIQVVVPVLTLLGKTDAGASLHGQIPIDPDTARHLAGTTPGWDRVLCHPITGTVLEVDRYTPGTDQRRYLQARDQHCRGFGCRQPAHRCQIDHNHEHHDGGPTALSNLAHFCTRHHTLKTETEWTVRQLPDGTVEFTSPLGNTYTDEPPPRVMFIPDGDPPPF